aATGATTTCTAGAATAATAATGCAATAAAACTTTTATAGAAATTTACATATCAATATTAGCTGTGATTTTCTGATAATCATTCTTTAGTTCTATTAATGCTTGCTCTAGTTTCTCTTTTTGTCAAATTTCCCGCCGTAATATATTTTCCAAACTCGtgatttttaatttcactttcGCGGCTTCTGTTTGGCAGGATAGAGCTTCTTTTGTTAAAACATCACTCTCTTTAAGCAAGGTTTCATAATTCATCGACAAATTCGAATAATCAATTTTATTATGCATGTTTTCCTCCTCCAATCGAACAATCGTTTCTGATGCCAATTTTAAACGAACTTTTAATTCGTTCGATATTTTTTGTTCATTTTGCAATAGATGATCTTTCGAACAAAGTTCTTCGCGTAACAATAAACATTCTTTTTCTAAATTACTCAATTCCTtctgaaaaaatgttattaaatattcattGCAACAAATCTTATTTTAACTTCTTTCACATattgattttttttcttttgatttaaaaatatatctgatataaattttgtataaaagagTATAAAAATGGCGTTTACTGTATTTTGTTGATGTTCATAAATTATTTCGCGAAATTTCTTCTCAAAGTGAGAAATATCTGGTATATTAGATCGGATGATTTCCATTTCTCTTCGGTTTtaatcattaaagaattaatttgaattataatTTGATTATATAGTTTGTTTTGTTCTATAAAATAGCAAAAATTGTTACAAAACTACTCGAAGTTTGAAATACTACTACATCATCTTGAATAATCGATCTATCGAACTTACAAGACATAACAAAAACTGAGAAATCGCCAATTGGTGTGTTGGCTGCATGTGTATTCAATGCTTTAGATTAATGATAAAACAGTCCCAAAAGGATCGCATGGCTCTCTATCTTCGAAAAGTTATGTTCTTGGTACAGCAATTtcttatgtttttaatgtttttattgtaatttccatttgtaaaattgtaagaaTATGCAGGAATActataacaaataaaaataataaaaaatttatcaacataaattgtaaaaatttaacaataaaaaaacttaatatttttattaaagtcATTTATAAAGTAGAATAAAAAAAGCTTATTGATTTTTCGAAAATAAAGGGCCatgcattcaaatctttttgAGTTTGTTTCACCATCAACCTAAACACATACAGCCAACTCATTAGAGATTTCACAGTTCTTGCTATCTCATTGTTAGTTTTATCTGAATACATATTTTTCAGGTTTCTTACTACTCTAAGAGGACTGTGCACTAATGGGATAGATATTTAGGTTCCATTTAGCTGACCCACCCTGTATAATGAATTTTACGAAATGTTTATTTACCTACATTATACAACTaggaattttattatatctta
This genomic stretch from Bombus vancouverensis nearcticus chromosome 16, iyBomVanc1_principal, whole genome shotgun sequence harbors:
- the LOC117154546 gene encoding uncharacterized protein LOC117154546, coding for MEIIRSNIPDISHFEKKFREIIYEHQQNTKELSNLEKECLLLREELCSKDHLLQNEQKISNELKVRLKLASETIVRLEEENMHNKIDYSNLSMNYETLLKESDVLTKEALSCQTEAAKVKLKITSLENILRNIAKIAKEQQYLLESSKAAIQLNRRLQTFGLCSHAMNKRNKANIRELQHKLTALSLKEMLTNFETKMQDPVPFEEKLDRIFNELSTNLI